One Propionispora hippei DSM 15287 genomic region harbors:
- the ftsY gene encoding signal recognition particle-docking protein FtsY → MGFFDKLKVGLEKTRKGLTEKIEQLIVGYADIDDEFLDDLEAILLTADVGVKTTAQLLSDVRAGIKNKQIQSPEELKPFLQEKISTILISGETAEPEVQPPMVIMVVGVNGVGKTTTIGKLGNYYREQGKTVMLAAGDTFRAAAIEQLEIWGDRIGAEVVKHTEGSDPAAVVFDAVQSAKARKVDVLIIDTAGRLHTKSNLMEELKKIYRIINRELPGAPHSTLLVLDATTGQNAVNQAKLFGEAAAVSGLVLTKLDGTAKGGVVIAIKSELNVPVRWIGIGEGVQDLRPFDPAEFSQALFAD, encoded by the coding sequence ATGGGCTTTTTTGATAAATTGAAAGTCGGTCTGGAAAAAACCCGCAAGGGCTTAACCGAGAAGATTGAACAATTAATTGTCGGCTATGCTGACATTGACGATGAGTTTTTGGATGACCTGGAGGCTATCTTACTGACCGCCGATGTGGGAGTGAAAACGACAGCCCAACTACTGTCGGACGTCCGGGCCGGGATTAAGAACAAGCAAATTCAGTCGCCGGAAGAATTAAAGCCGTTTTTACAGGAGAAAATCAGTACCATTTTAATAAGCGGTGAAACGGCGGAACCGGAGGTACAGCCACCTATGGTGATTATGGTGGTAGGAGTTAACGGTGTGGGAAAAACGACCACTATCGGCAAACTGGGCAATTACTACCGGGAGCAGGGCAAGACGGTTATGCTGGCGGCCGGCGATACCTTCCGTGCTGCGGCCATTGAGCAATTGGAAATCTGGGGCGATCGGATCGGAGCGGAGGTTGTCAAGCATACGGAGGGTTCCGATCCGGCGGCCGTAGTGTTTGACGCCGTCCAATCGGCTAAGGCCCGAAAAGTGGATGTGCTGATTATTGATACGGCGGGACGGCTGCACACCAAGTCCAACCTAATGGAGGAACTGAAAAAAATTTATCGGATCATCAACCGGGAGCTGCCGGGAGCACCGCACAGTACCTTGCTGGTGCTGGATGCAACTACCGGTCAGAACGCTGTGAACCAGGCCAAGCTGTTCGGCGAAGCCGCTGCCGTATCTGGCTTGGTTCTGACCAAGCTGGACGGTACAGCCAAGGGCGGCGTGGTGATTGCCATCAAGTCGGAATTGAATGTTCCCGTTCGCTGGATCGGCATCGGTGAAGGGGTGCAGGATTTACGTCCTTTTGATCCGGCAGAGTTCAGCCAGGCATTGTTTGCCGATTAA